One Paraburkholderia kururiensis DNA window includes the following coding sequences:
- a CDS encoding molybdopterin-dependent oxidoreductase encodes MRAALMCAASLIATHALAVTLSLDVKGKIANTNDATHTVYHFSEAQLLALPAHSITTSTTWTPRSTFTGPLLSDVLKTVGAQGTQLEIHTFDDYTCIVPVADAGRYSVVLAYSMNGQRLKMSDFGPLFLIYPRDTFPSELGGPGGDSKFAWQIKSIVVK; translated from the coding sequence ATGCGGGCCGCGCTCATGTGCGCGGCCTCGCTGATCGCGACGCATGCGCTCGCGGTCACGCTCTCGCTCGACGTGAAAGGCAAGATCGCCAACACGAACGACGCCACGCACACCGTCTATCACTTCAGCGAAGCGCAACTGCTCGCGCTGCCGGCGCATTCCATCACCACGTCCACCACCTGGACGCCGCGCTCCACGTTCACCGGCCCCTTGCTCTCGGACGTCCTGAAGACGGTGGGCGCGCAGGGCACCCAGCTCGAAATCCATACCTTCGACGACTACACCTGCATCGTTCCCGTAGCCGACGCCGGGCGCTACAGCGTCGTGCTCGCGTACAGCATGAACGGCCAGCGTCTGAAGATGAGCGACTTCGGGCCGCTCTTTCTGATCTATCCGCGCGATACGTTCCCGTCCGAGCTGGGCGGCCCGGGCGGCGACTCGAAGTTCGCGTGGCAGATCAAGTCGATCGTCGTCAAGTGA
- a CDS encoding NAD(P)/FAD-dependent oxidoreductase: MTTTYPLHANLSPSHEPFPTHADVVIAGAGIMGCAAAYYLARRGLKVVVLDKSRIAGQQSTRAWGFVRQQGREAAEVPLMMAGIRIWEQLEAELGFDLEWRQGGCLYVADNEEDWTSFQQWTDVARQYGLDTRVLSRQEIDRYVSGMHGPAHGGLYTPTDGQAEPRRAAPAFAARAVQAGARFIEGCGVVAVEREAGAVAGVVTERGTIRTRHFVCAAGATSWRLLATLGLELPQQAVRGTCMRTNALPAVTASTFWGHGLGIRQRANGTINLADDMQVDVDMTLGHLRALKWFLPELWARHEAFRFHLNGAFARDLYERLPGVVKASERVIHPRDPQPQPNPRHAPRALAKLRELFPALGNAQVVEAWAGLIDVLPDGIPVIDAPSQTSGLVIATGFCGHGFAMGPIVGRLVAEWIGDGRPSLDLSAFRLQRFFDGTMQRPRSML, from the coding sequence ATGACGACCACCTATCCGCTGCACGCCAACCTCTCGCCCTCCCACGAACCCTTTCCCACCCACGCCGACGTGGTCATCGCCGGCGCGGGCATCATGGGCTGCGCGGCCGCGTACTATCTCGCGCGGCGCGGGCTCAAGGTGGTGGTGCTCGACAAGTCGCGCATCGCGGGCCAGCAGTCCACGCGCGCGTGGGGCTTCGTGCGGCAGCAGGGTCGCGAGGCAGCCGAGGTGCCGCTCATGATGGCCGGCATCCGCATCTGGGAACAGCTGGAAGCGGAACTCGGCTTCGACCTCGAATGGCGCCAGGGCGGTTGCCTCTACGTGGCCGACAACGAAGAGGACTGGACCTCGTTCCAGCAGTGGACGGATGTGGCGCGCCAGTACGGGCTCGACACGCGCGTGCTTTCGCGCCAAGAGATCGACCGCTATGTGAGCGGGATGCACGGCCCCGCACACGGCGGCCTCTATACGCCCACCGACGGCCAGGCGGAGCCGCGTCGCGCGGCGCCCGCGTTCGCCGCACGCGCGGTGCAAGCGGGCGCGCGCTTCATCGAAGGCTGCGGCGTGGTGGCCGTGGAGCGCGAGGCGGGAGCCGTGGCCGGCGTCGTGACGGAGCGCGGCACGATCCGCACGCGTCACTTCGTTTGCGCGGCCGGCGCAACGAGCTGGCGCCTGCTTGCCACGCTCGGCCTGGAACTGCCGCAGCAAGCCGTGCGCGGCACCTGCATGCGCACCAACGCGCTGCCCGCAGTGACGGCGTCCACGTTCTGGGGCCATGGCCTCGGCATCCGCCAGCGCGCCAACGGCACCATCAATCTGGCCGACGACATGCAGGTGGATGTCGACATGACGCTCGGTCATCTGCGTGCGCTCAAGTGGTTTTTGCCGGAACTCTGGGCGCGCCACGAAGCGTTTCGTTTTCATCTGAACGGCGCGTTCGCGCGCGATCTCTACGAGCGGTTGCCCGGCGTGGTGAAGGCGAGCGAGCGCGTGATTCATCCGCGCGATCCGCAGCCGCAGCCGAACCCACGGCACGCGCCGCGCGCACTCGCGAAGCTGCGGGAGCTGTTCCCGGCGCTCGGCAACGCCCAGGTGGTGGAGGCCTGGGCCGGCCTGATCGACGTGCTGCCCGACGGCATTCCCGTCATCGATGCGCCGTCGCAGACGTCCGGCCTCGTCATCGCCACGGGTTTCTGCGGCCATGGTTTCGCGATGGGGCCGATCGTGGGTCGGCTCGTGGCCGAGTGGATCGGCGACGGTCGGCCTTCGCTCGATCTCTCGGCGTTCCGGCTGCAACGCTTCTTCGACGGCACGATGCAGCGGCCGCGCAGCATGCTGTAA
- a CDS encoding ATP-binding protein yields the protein MRSIRRWLLGWLIFGLAAAALAAGAGIFHSAKHEASELFDYELRVVAISLPSNLATAGAGHSGGQAFGNIGDERIVIGIWDDAGQLVYRSSSAPALSRYPEGLRTVEHAEHHWRVFGVQQPGRFVQVAQPIDVREDLALRLALRTLWPLGVLIPPTIALVLFAVARGLAPIGRLSRALATRSIDSLQPLQLDGRDVPVEIRPLVEAVNDLLHRLNVALQAQRTFVADAAHELRSPLTALKLQLQGAVRDGTLKGDAATIERVEGRLNRIIHLVHQLLTLAREDAQQSAPMKPVSVRRLCEQTVGDFSLLAEVKSIDLGLVVSRDGAAADDDACMALAEPHSLGVLLSNLVDNAIRYTPPGGRVDVILSHDRDQLTLEVADTGPGIPESERGRVLDRFYRGEHAGGQGSGLGLAIVARIAGRHHATLSLGNVSPQGGLSVKLSGLRAVEPVTTT from the coding sequence ATGAGATCCATCCGTCGCTGGCTGCTGGGCTGGCTCATCTTCGGTCTTGCCGCCGCGGCGCTCGCCGCGGGCGCCGGCATCTTCCACAGCGCGAAGCATGAGGCGAGCGAACTCTTCGACTACGAGCTGCGTGTGGTGGCGATCTCGCTGCCCTCGAATCTCGCCACTGCCGGCGCAGGCCACAGCGGCGGGCAGGCCTTCGGCAATATCGGCGACGAGCGCATTGTCATCGGCATCTGGGATGACGCAGGCCAGCTCGTCTACCGTTCGTCGTCCGCGCCGGCGCTCTCGCGATATCCCGAAGGACTGCGAACCGTCGAGCACGCCGAGCACCATTGGCGCGTGTTCGGTGTGCAGCAGCCGGGGCGCTTCGTGCAGGTCGCCCAGCCCATCGACGTGCGCGAAGACCTCGCCCTGAGGCTCGCGCTGCGTACGCTGTGGCCGCTCGGCGTGCTGATCCCGCCCACCATCGCGCTCGTGCTGTTCGCCGTGGCACGCGGACTCGCGCCCATCGGCCGGCTCTCTCGCGCGCTCGCCACACGCTCCATCGATTCGCTGCAACCGCTGCAACTCGACGGCCGCGACGTGCCGGTCGAAATCCGGCCGCTCGTCGAAGCGGTCAACGACCTGCTGCATCGGCTCAACGTGGCCCTGCAGGCGCAGCGCACGTTCGTCGCGGACGCCGCGCACGAACTGCGTTCGCCGCTCACGGCGCTCAAGCTGCAGCTTCAGGGCGCCGTGCGCGACGGCACGCTGAAGGGCGATGCGGCCACCATCGAACGCGTGGAAGGGCGGCTCAATCGCATCATCCATCTCGTGCATCAACTGCTCACGCTCGCGCGCGAGGATGCGCAGCAATCCGCGCCCATGAAGCCCGTGAGCGTGCGGCGGCTCTGCGAGCAGACGGTAGGTGATTTCTCGTTGCTCGCCGAGGTGAAGTCGATCGATCTGGGCCTCGTCGTGTCGCGTGACGGCGCGGCCGCGGACGACGATGCCTGCATGGCGCTTGCCGAGCCCCATTCGCTGGGCGTGCTGCTGTCCAACCTCGTGGACAACGCGATTCGCTACACGCCGCCGGGCGGTCGAGTGGACGTGATCTTGAGTCACGACAGGGACCAGCTGACGCTGGAAGTGGCCGACACAGGCCCCGGCATTCCCGAGAGCGAACGTGGCCGCGTGCTGGACCGCTTCTATCGCGGCGAGCATGCCGGAGGGCAGGGCAGCGGACTGGGCCTTGCCATCGTGGCGCGCATTGCGGGCCGCCATCACGCTACGCTTTCGCTCGGCAACGTTTCGCCGCAAGGTGGACTGTCGGTCAAACTGAGCGGCCTGCGCGCGGTCGAACCGGTTACGACGACTTGA
- the lhpI gene encoding bifunctional Delta(1)-pyrroline-2-carboxylate/Delta(1)-piperideine-2-carboxylate reductase: MTARHTPPAFDAAETARRLPYAALVEAIRIAAVDYAHGRIASPERLVVPLNHGGVMLSMPATAPDIAIHKLVNVCPGNRARGWPTIHGQVTACDADSGVPLFMLDGPTVTGRRTAAVSMLGIRLLAPSEPRDVLVIGTGTQALNHVEAIGELFPAAKVRVRGSSSARAAAFCEAHAARVPGGLVPLVEAAVPESVDLVIAATTSKTAVYDEAPRASRLVIGVGAFTADAVEIGARTVLGSVRYVDDLAGAAHEAGDYIQAGVDWTSVSSLADAIQSAGAQGTSVVQGGQPVMLKSVGCAAWDLAACRVARSMI, translated from the coding sequence ATGACCGCCCGTCACACGCCACCGGCTTTCGATGCCGCCGAGACCGCACGACGTCTGCCTTACGCAGCGCTCGTCGAGGCGATCCGGATTGCCGCCGTCGACTACGCGCACGGCCGCATCGCGAGCCCCGAGCGCCTCGTCGTGCCGCTCAACCACGGCGGCGTGATGCTCTCCATGCCGGCCACCGCGCCGGACATCGCCATCCACAAGCTCGTCAACGTGTGTCCCGGCAACCGTGCGCGCGGCTGGCCGACCATTCACGGCCAGGTGACGGCGTGCGACGCGGACAGCGGCGTGCCGCTCTTCATGCTGGACGGTCCCACGGTGACGGGGCGCCGCACGGCGGCGGTCTCGATGCTGGGCATCCGGCTCCTCGCGCCCTCCGAGCCGCGCGACGTGCTCGTGATCGGCACGGGCACGCAGGCGCTCAATCACGTCGAGGCGATCGGCGAACTGTTTCCGGCGGCGAAGGTGCGTGTGCGGGGCAGCTCGTCGGCTCGCGCGGCAGCGTTCTGCGAGGCGCATGCGGCGCGCGTGCCGGGCGGCCTCGTGCCGCTCGTGGAGGCGGCCGTGCCCGAGTCCGTGGACCTCGTGATTGCGGCGACCACGAGCAAGACGGCCGTTTACGACGAAGCGCCGCGCGCTTCGCGGCTCGTGATCGGCGTGGGCGCCTTCACGGCGGACGCCGTCGAGATCGGCGCGCGCACCGTGCTGGGCAGCGTGCGTTACGTGGACGACCTCGCCGGCGCCGCGCACGAGGCGGGCGACTATATCCAGGCGGGCGTGGACTGGACGAGCGTGTCGAGCCTCGCCGATGCGATCCAGTCGGCCGGCGCGCAGGGCACATCGGTCGTGCAAGGCGGGCAGCCGGTCATGCTCAAGAGCGTGGGCTGCGCTGCGTGGGACCTGGCGGCCTGCCGCGTGGCGCGGTCCATGATCTGA
- a CDS encoding uracil-DNA glycosylase family protein, producing the protein MIAKKKSQPSRSLDTLLREIRACTICAPALPHAPRPVLAAAAEARILLIGQAPGARVHASGVPWSDASGTRLRAWLGVDDATFYDATKFAIVPMGFCFPGRGASGDLPPRPECAARWHDALLAQLRDVKLTLLVGQYAQRFGLGEAFGPTLTDTLLRWREFGPHVMPLPHPSPRNVAWFKRNPWFEAEVLPTLRERVAAALER; encoded by the coding sequence ATGATTGCGAAGAAAAAGTCCCAGCCGTCCCGCTCGCTCGACACGTTGCTGCGCGAGATCCGCGCGTGCACGATCTGCGCGCCCGCGCTGCCGCACGCGCCGCGTCCGGTGCTGGCGGCCGCGGCCGAAGCGCGCATCCTGTTGATCGGCCAGGCGCCCGGCGCGCGCGTGCATGCGTCCGGCGTGCCCTGGAGCGACGCGAGCGGCACGCGCCTGCGCGCGTGGCTGGGCGTCGACGACGCCACCTTCTACGACGCCACGAAGTTCGCCATCGTGCCCATGGGTTTCTGCTTTCCGGGGCGCGGCGCGAGCGGCGACCTGCCGCCGCGTCCCGAGTGCGCCGCGCGCTGGCACGACGCGCTGCTCGCCCAACTGCGCGACGTGAAGCTGACCTTGCTCGTCGGCCAGTACGCACAGCGCTTCGGGCTGGGCGAGGCTTTCGGCCCCACGCTCACGGACACGCTGCTGCGCTGGCGCGAGTTCGGCCCGCACGTGATGCCGCTGCCGCATCCGTCGCCGCGCAACGTCGCGTGGTTCAAGCGCAATCCGTGGTTCGAAGCCGAGGTGCTGCCCACGTTGCGCGAACGCGTGGCCGCCGCGCTGGAGCGCTGA
- a CDS encoding ATP-binding protein, whose amino-acid sequence MRRPLRRFVLVLVWLVAIVPPIAAVGYLLYANLLDSRATQRITGAYDGYYWDAAQLQIAYARLENQLLQYRFGANRDYAKLQLRYAVLQSKLRVLAGSTRNLASQPDLQRRQQAELATLDALVAQIDPQIAALETEPDVAGQVFAALHSHWNDVNELALSRRFADVEDREAMSRDFLAKRRMLFAAGVGLLLLSAAATVLLVFNGFRRTRLINQQKALLAAEHDASRAAREASLAKDAFLGMISHELRTPLHAIVSSIELLGLTPHSEADGKVIRRLEIAARQLETQMKDLTDYARLGAGKLELRDEEFDPRELLASIADQHEAAASAKGLVFDCAVRAERGGEGRVVSDPHRIRQIANNLVTNAIRYTERGSVRLEFVMLPDVLSIVVRDTGPGVPQAQIPQIFKEFTQLDASRSRRFEGAGMGLAIVKGLVDLFGGTIETDSRLGQGTTFTVTVPVRSVPGTPAAHAATDARNAAPPQVLVVDDNPLVRESLCEMVAHMGYSAHAAADVDEALAWLDSQRCDVVLLDLHMPGRDGYSLMADLDVRAGTGAYPGGLPRVIAVSAYMSDLESPDVGTGGEPFSARFFDSLTKPVHYDVLRAALQRALAAGRSRPGLARAQR is encoded by the coding sequence ATGCGCCGTCCACTGCGCCGCTTCGTCCTCGTGCTCGTGTGGCTCGTGGCGATCGTGCCGCCCATCGCGGCGGTGGGCTACCTGCTGTACGCCAATCTGCTCGATTCGCGCGCCACGCAGCGCATCACGGGCGCCTACGACGGCTATTACTGGGACGCCGCGCAATTGCAGATCGCCTACGCCCGGCTGGAGAACCAACTGCTGCAATACCGCTTCGGCGCCAATCGCGATTACGCGAAGCTGCAACTGCGCTATGCCGTGCTGCAGTCGAAGCTGCGCGTGCTGGCCGGGTCCACGCGCAACCTTGCGTCGCAGCCGGACTTGCAGCGTCGCCAGCAGGCGGAGCTGGCGACGCTCGACGCGCTCGTGGCCCAGATCGATCCACAGATCGCGGCCCTCGAGACCGAACCCGACGTGGCGGGTCAGGTGTTCGCGGCGCTGCACAGCCATTGGAACGACGTCAATGAGCTGGCGCTCAGCCGGCGTTTCGCCGACGTGGAAGACCGCGAGGCCATGAGCCGCGACTTCCTCGCGAAGCGGCGCATGCTGTTTGCCGCCGGCGTCGGCCTGCTGCTGCTTTCGGCGGCGGCCACCGTGCTGCTCGTATTCAACGGGTTCCGGCGCACGCGGCTCATCAATCAGCAAAAGGCGTTGCTCGCCGCGGAGCACGACGCGAGCCGTGCCGCGCGCGAGGCGAGCCTCGCCAAAGACGCGTTTCTCGGCATGATCAGCCACGAACTGCGCACGCCGCTGCACGCCATCGTGTCGTCGATCGAACTGCTTGGCCTCACGCCGCATTCGGAGGCGGACGGCAAGGTGATCCGCAGGCTCGAGATCGCGGCGCGTCAGCTCGAAACGCAGATGAAGGACCTGACCGACTACGCGCGGCTCGGCGCCGGCAAGCTGGAGTTGCGCGACGAGGAGTTCGACCCGCGCGAACTGCTTGCTTCGATTGCCGATCAGCATGAGGCGGCGGCCAGCGCGAAGGGGCTCGTGTTCGACTGTGCCGTGCGCGCCGAACGCGGCGGCGAAGGGCGCGTGGTGTCGGACCCGCACCGCATCCGGCAGATCGCGAACAACCTCGTCACGAACGCCATCCGCTACACGGAGCGCGGCTCGGTTCGTCTCGAGTTCGTGATGCTGCCCGACGTGCTCTCCATCGTGGTGCGCGATACGGGCCCCGGCGTGCCGCAGGCCCAGATTCCGCAGATCTTCAAGGAATTCACGCAGCTCGACGCCTCGCGCTCGCGGCGCTTCGAAGGCGCGGGCATGGGGCTCGCCATCGTGAAGGGGCTGGTGGATCTGTTCGGCGGCACGATCGAAACCGACAGCCGCCTCGGCCAGGGCACGACGTTCACGGTGACGGTGCCGGTGCGGTCCGTGCCCGGCACGCCTGCCGCACATGCCGCGACGGATGCGCGCAACGCCGCGCCGCCGCAGGTGCTGGTGGTGGACGACAACCCGCTCGTGCGCGAGTCGCTCTGCGAGATGGTGGCGCACATGGGCTACAGCGCGCACGCGGCGGCCGACGTCGACGAGGCCCTGGCGTGGCTCGACAGCCAGCGCTGCGACGTGGTGCTGCTCGATCTGCACATGCCCGGCCGCGACGGCTATTCGCTGATGGCCGACCTCGACGTGCGCGCCGGCACGGGCGCCTACCCCGGCGGCCTGCCGCGCGTGATCGCCGTGAGTGCCTACATGTCCGACCTCGAGTCACCCGACGTCGGCACTGGCGGCGAGCCGTTCTCGGCGCGGTTCTTCGACAGCCTCACCAAGCCCGTCCACTACGACGTGCTGCGCGCTGCGCTCCAGCGGGCACTGGCGGCCGGCCGCTCGCGGCCGGGTCTCGCCCGGGCCCAGCGCTAG
- a CDS encoding helix-turn-helix domain-containing protein yields the protein MANVSQSPDSLAVAERVRELMSRHGIGKRHQTTELCRILDLSFSQGHRKLRGNSPWTLSQIKKVAEAFGEPAAQLFGAQSLDPGMVGAVAHEAVFAVAAIEMPCTAWVGAPIEPGSRPEFIAYSRQGQWRVVRHDGALYQNAHEVHKIEIYPRRPENDRPLIAVVDDDRTSADNLRDYLEHNGFAALALYGLTAFSEALQTQVFDGVVIDWLFGTQTSAEAIRAVRASENPDAPILVLTGELLTGKASESEIGEIIRAYDVACHEKPARMAIIAADLSKRLNRG from the coding sequence ATGGCCAACGTTTCACAATCACCCGACTCGCTCGCAGTCGCGGAACGTGTGCGCGAACTGATGAGTCGCCACGGCATCGGCAAGCGCCATCAAACCACCGAGTTGTGCCGCATTCTCGATCTGAGTTTTTCGCAGGGGCACCGCAAGCTGCGCGGCAATAGCCCCTGGACGCTTTCGCAAATCAAGAAAGTGGCCGAGGCATTCGGCGAGCCCGCGGCGCAGTTGTTCGGCGCACAGTCGCTCGACCCCGGCATGGTGGGGGCCGTCGCACACGAAGCCGTGTTCGCCGTGGCCGCCATCGAAATGCCCTGCACGGCGTGGGTGGGCGCGCCCATCGAGCCCGGCAGCCGGCCCGAATTCATCGCGTACTCGAGGCAGGGGCAGTGGCGCGTGGTGCGCCACGACGGCGCGCTCTATCAGAACGCGCACGAAGTCCACAAGATCGAGATCTACCCGCGGCGGCCCGAGAACGACCGGCCGCTCATCGCCGTGGTGGACGACGACCGCACCTCCGCCGACAACCTGCGCGACTACCTCGAACACAACGGCTTTGCGGCGCTCGCGCTGTACGGCCTCACCGCGTTTTCCGAAGCGCTGCAAACCCAGGTCTTCGACGGCGTGGTGATCGACTGGCTGTTCGGCACGCAGACCTCGGCCGAGGCGATCCGCGCCGTGCGTGCCTCCGAAAATCCCGACGCGCCGATCCTCGTGCTGACAGGCGAGCTGCTGACGGGCAAGGCGAGCGAATCGGAGATCGGCGAAATCATTCGCGCCTACGACGTGGCCTGCCACGAGAAGCCAGCGCGCATGGCGATCATCGCGGCAGACCTCTCGAAGCGGCTCAATCGCGGCTGA
- a CDS encoding GlxA family transcriptional regulator, which translates to MNTAEPLPLYSIDSAPKERIRFAIVLLPNFTLTAFSGFVDMLRLSADEGDYSKPVRCSWSVVGDTLAPVRASCGIQITPWQTFAEAEPFDYLVVVGGLLHSGPQANEETLQFIRGAARTNATLVGICTGVFALMRAGVLEDHRICVSWFHYWDFVERFPAVNADALVADRLFVIDRRRITCSGGRASIDVAAAILLRHFEHATVQKALRILLVGEMQKGNAPQPHPPGLAPATHPKVKRAILVMEQHVGRTLPLEELACKLDLSPRQLERLFKAETGRSPQAFAKQVRLRTAAWLLTSSDRTVADIASSCGFSDASHLGREFRKQFGVPPVAFREQRAGTPDAGAAALDETFPGRVDVY; encoded by the coding sequence ATGAACACCGCTGAACCGCTCCCGCTCTACTCCATCGACAGCGCACCGAAGGAACGCATCCGCTTTGCCATCGTGCTGCTGCCGAACTTTACGCTCACGGCGTTCTCCGGTTTCGTGGACATGCTGCGGCTCTCCGCCGACGAAGGCGACTACAGCAAACCCGTGCGCTGTTCGTGGAGCGTGGTGGGCGACACGCTCGCGCCTGTGCGCGCGAGTTGCGGCATCCAGATCACGCCGTGGCAGACCTTCGCCGAGGCCGAGCCGTTCGACTATCTCGTGGTGGTGGGCGGCCTGCTCCATTCGGGGCCCCAGGCCAACGAGGAAACGCTGCAGTTCATCCGCGGCGCGGCGCGCACGAACGCGACGCTGGTGGGCATCTGCACGGGCGTGTTCGCGCTGATGCGCGCGGGCGTGCTGGAGGACCACCGCATCTGCGTGAGCTGGTTTCACTACTGGGACTTCGTGGAACGCTTTCCCGCCGTGAACGCGGATGCGCTCGTGGCGGACCGCCTCTTCGTGATCGACCGGCGACGCATTACGTGTTCGGGCGGGCGCGCCTCCATCGACGTGGCCGCCGCCATTCTGCTGCGGCACTTCGAGCACGCCACCGTGCAAAAAGCGCTGCGCATCCTGCTGGTGGGCGAAATGCAGAAGGGCAACGCGCCGCAGCCGCATCCGCCGGGGCTCGCGCCCGCCACGCATCCCAAGGTGAAGCGCGCGATTCTCGTCATGGAACAGCACGTGGGGCGCACGCTGCCGCTCGAAGAGCTGGCGTGCAAGCTCGATCTCTCGCCGCGTCAGCTGGAGCGGCTCTTCAAGGCGGAAACGGGGCGCAGCCCGCAGGCGTTCGCGAAGCAGGTGCGCCTGCGCACCGCGGCATGGCTGCTCACGAGTTCGGACCGTACCGTGGCCGACATTGCATCGAGCTGCGGCTTTTCCGATGCGTCGCACCTGGGGCGCGAGTTTCGCAAGCAGTTCGGCGTGCCGCCCGTCGCGTTTCGCGAGCAGCGCGCCGGCACGCCCGATGCGGGCGCCGCGGCGCTGGACGAGACGTTTCCGGGCCGGGTCGACGTTTATTGA
- a CDS encoding C39 family peptidase, with protein sequence MNQTIYRHVGVPYYAQWGSPEWVRPIVEEGADPCADPAWTRSGFTDPERYRFWAKRLCGLTCLESLLDHWAIAHGSRAHLLDEALRHGVYRLRDDGGVDGLIYRPFGTWVERAFGLRVEVLSTVTLADLAARIDENTLAIASVSPEIRYPERPNARQGGHLVLLHGRDAHGVWFHNPSGVTPHQADAWLPFDQMTRFFAGRGMVVARPMGGVSLPGGATHTQA encoded by the coding sequence ATGAATCAGACCATCTATCGCCATGTGGGCGTGCCGTATTACGCGCAATGGGGCAGCCCCGAGTGGGTGCGGCCCATCGTCGAGGAGGGCGCCGACCCGTGCGCCGATCCCGCCTGGACGCGCAGCGGCTTTACCGACCCTGAGCGCTACCGCTTCTGGGCCAAACGGCTGTGCGGGCTCACCTGCCTCGAATCGCTGCTCGACCATTGGGCCATCGCACATGGCTCGCGCGCGCATCTGCTGGACGAGGCGCTGCGCCATGGCGTCTACCGGCTGCGCGACGACGGCGGCGTGGACGGATTGATCTATCGCCCCTTCGGTACGTGGGTGGAACGCGCATTCGGCCTGCGCGTGGAGGTGTTGAGCACGGTGACGCTGGCGGATCTCGCCGCGCGCATCGACGAGAACACGCTCGCCATTGCCTCGGTGAGTCCCGAAATCCGCTACCCGGAGCGGCCCAACGCGAGGCAGGGCGGTCATCTCGTGCTGCTGCACGGACGCGACGCGCACGGCGTGTGGTTCCACAACCCGTCGGGCGTGACGCCGCATCAGGCCGACGCCTGGTTGCCGTTCGACCAGATGACGCGCTTCTTTGCCGGGCGTGGGATGGTCGTCGCGCGGCCGATGGGCGGTGTGTCGCTCCCTGGCGGCGCGACACACACGCAGGCGTAA
- a CDS encoding response regulator, giving the protein MRLLLVEDDDMIAEPVLEAMRRAGYAIDWAQDGRAAELSLGNGVYDLVLLDLGLPKKDGIEVLRGYRNRGGAAPVIILTARDAVEDRIRGLDAGADDYLIKPFDLDELAARVRALLRRRTGQKQPVYAHGDLTLDPAAHEATKNGEPVALVPREFALLQVLIEEPSRVFTRAELEEKLYGWGEEVGSNTIEVHVHSLRRKIGAEQIVTVRGVGYRLKRCE; this is encoded by the coding sequence ATGCGGCTTTTGCTGGTGGAAGACGACGACATGATTGCCGAACCGGTGCTGGAGGCCATGCGCCGCGCAGGCTATGCCATCGACTGGGCGCAGGACGGCCGTGCGGCCGAGCTGTCGCTTGGCAACGGCGTCTACGACCTGGTGCTGCTCGATCTGGGTCTGCCGAAGAAGGACGGCATCGAGGTGCTGCGCGGCTACCGCAATCGCGGCGGCGCGGCGCCCGTCATCATCCTCACCGCGCGCGACGCCGTGGAGGACCGCATTCGCGGTCTCGACGCCGGTGCGGACGACTATCTCATCAAGCCGTTCGATCTCGACGAACTGGCCGCCCGCGTGCGCGCGCTGCTGAGGCGCCGCACGGGGCAAAAGCAGCCCGTGTACGCGCATGGCGACCTGACGCTCGATCCCGCCGCGCACGAGGCGACGAAGAACGGCGAGCCGGTAGCGCTCGTGCCGCGCGAATTCGCGCTGCTGCAGGTGCTGATCGAAGAACCGTCGCGCGTGTTCACGCGCGCGGAACTCGAAGAGAAGCTTTACGGATGGGGCGAGGAAGTGGGCAGCAATACGATCGAAGTGCACGTGCACAGCTTGCGCCGCAAGATCGGCGCCGAGCAGATCGTGACCGTGCGCGGCGTGGGCTACCGGCTGAAGCGCTGCGAATGA